From the Microbacterium sp. W4I4 genome, one window contains:
- a CDS encoding bifunctional RecB family nuclease/DEAD/DEAH box helicase, protein MRVIAAENRVVWSASDLKAAAECEFAWMRAIDAKLGRVPAVEEPEDATLARAAQLGDLHEVAVLEKYLTELGESIDGGPGVVTLPKVRSTDAEALDAVVADTERALRSPASVVFQAAFSTPEFVGFADFITRGEDDRWRVQDSKLARTARATALMQLAAYVDQLDRLGIPRSDEVDLLLGDGTTSTHRVEDILPLFHVRRARLRALIADREIPAGAAGAPLAWGDDRGDLQITACGRCATCDEQVIAHRDLLMVARMRPVQRQRLRAAGIRTVDDLAAASDAPDGMNSDTFTALRSQARLQAGLALDPHDAPPYELVSARAIGLMPRPSRGDLFFDFEGDPLHTEPVVSPGDKPQWGIDYLFGWIDNDEQYSALWAHTFADEKQTLLDFLAFVKLRRQTHPDLHIYHYAPYETSHLSAMAARYGVGEADVDRLLREGVFVDLYPIVLRSVRIGSRSYSIKKLEPLYMGAEVRTSDVQKGDDSIVQYVQARALADAGQDAEAQQILDDLADYNRYDCVSTRRLRDWLIGLAKQEGVLPAPPDDPETRAYEPSPLSLALQAEAQHAQHEGRDGEAFRVAAAAIDYYPREAKSFWQGHFQRLREPVSIWESTRDVLRIDADSSAVDEDWGVAEGQRTQTRLLSLRGEVAPGSTVGVGGRPFALYAVPTPFDAPGPSRVIHMPHEVEVVEVLDDGYLVRERTVQGQIWDDLPVALAPASPPNVATQQGAIDEWAASVHRAAPGFPADAATDILRRIAPRTVSGAGLPDGGDDTIDAIVRGILDLDSSYLAVQGPPGTGKTYTGSQVIARLVNEHGFRVGVVAQSHAIVENLLERVVADGVPAANVAKSPKDRDAAPPAYTVIRKDGMAAFLGEHAQGGAVVGGTAWDFSNTRRVDRQGLDLLVIDEAGQFSLASTIAVSAGAKRLLLLGDPQQLPQVSQGTHPEPVDTSALGWVMDGSAVIDPAHGYFLAESWRMHPAVAEPVSKLAYAGRLASAAGTEGRVVDGVEPGLHIVPVRHRGNATESREEAAEVVRIVRDLLGRGYIDGMEDASSRPLAQADIIVVAPYNAQKQLIHEELTAAGLPDVPVGTVDNFQGKEAVVSITSLAASSGRDAPRGPEFLLLQNRLNVAISRAKSVAYLVHSPALLDDLPCTPEGVARLSAFAHLVGADRD, encoded by the coding sequence GTGCGGGTCATCGCAGCGGAGAACCGGGTGGTCTGGAGCGCCAGCGACCTGAAGGCGGCAGCGGAGTGCGAATTCGCCTGGATGCGGGCGATCGACGCCAAGCTCGGTCGGGTTCCCGCCGTCGAGGAGCCGGAGGACGCCACGCTCGCCAGGGCAGCACAGCTCGGTGACCTGCACGAGGTCGCCGTGCTGGAGAAGTACCTGACCGAGCTCGGGGAGTCCATCGACGGCGGCCCTGGTGTGGTGACGCTGCCGAAGGTCCGATCGACGGATGCTGAGGCTCTGGACGCCGTAGTGGCCGACACCGAGCGGGCCCTGCGCAGCCCGGCATCCGTGGTCTTCCAGGCCGCCTTCTCGACGCCGGAGTTCGTCGGCTTCGCCGACTTCATCACCCGGGGAGAGGACGACCGCTGGCGGGTGCAGGACTCCAAGCTGGCTCGCACGGCGCGGGCGACCGCACTCATGCAGCTGGCGGCATATGTCGATCAGCTCGACAGGCTGGGCATCCCGCGCTCCGATGAGGTCGACCTGCTGCTGGGCGACGGCACCACCAGCACACACCGCGTCGAAGACATCCTGCCGCTGTTCCATGTACGCCGGGCGCGGCTGCGCGCGCTGATCGCCGACCGCGAGATCCCCGCCGGGGCGGCCGGAGCGCCGCTGGCGTGGGGCGACGACCGCGGCGACCTGCAGATCACCGCATGCGGACGCTGCGCGACCTGCGATGAGCAGGTGATCGCGCACCGAGACCTGCTCATGGTCGCCCGGATGCGGCCCGTGCAGCGCCAGCGGCTGCGCGCCGCCGGCATCCGAACCGTCGACGACCTGGCGGCGGCCTCCGATGCTCCCGACGGGATGAACTCCGACACGTTCACCGCACTGCGGTCGCAGGCCCGGCTGCAGGCCGGCCTCGCGCTGGACCCTCACGACGCCCCGCCGTACGAACTCGTCTCCGCGCGCGCGATCGGCCTGATGCCGCGCCCCAGCCGCGGCGACCTGTTCTTCGACTTCGAGGGCGACCCGCTGCACACCGAGCCCGTCGTGTCGCCAGGCGACAAGCCGCAATGGGGCATCGACTACCTGTTCGGCTGGATCGACAACGACGAGCAGTACTCCGCGCTGTGGGCGCACACCTTCGCCGACGAGAAGCAGACGCTGCTGGACTTCCTCGCGTTCGTGAAGCTGCGGCGCCAGACGCATCCCGACCTGCACATCTACCACTACGCGCCCTACGAGACCTCGCACCTGTCGGCGATGGCCGCCCGCTACGGCGTGGGGGAGGCCGATGTCGACCGGCTGCTGCGCGAGGGTGTGTTCGTCGACCTGTACCCGATCGTGCTGCGCTCGGTGCGCATCGGCTCGCGCTCCTATTCGATCAAGAAGCTCGAGCCGCTGTACATGGGCGCCGAGGTGCGCACCAGCGACGTGCAGAAGGGCGACGATTCGATCGTCCAGTACGTGCAGGCCCGCGCTCTGGCGGACGCCGGACAGGATGCCGAGGCGCAGCAGATCCTCGACGATCTCGCCGACTACAACCGGTACGACTGCGTCTCCACCCGCCGACTGCGCGACTGGCTGATCGGCCTGGCGAAGCAGGAGGGCGTGCTCCCTGCCCCTCCGGACGATCCGGAGACCCGCGCCTACGAACCATCGCCGCTGTCGCTCGCGCTGCAGGCCGAGGCGCAGCACGCCCAGCACGAGGGTCGTGACGGTGAGGCGTTCCGAGTCGCCGCCGCGGCGATCGACTACTACCCGCGCGAGGCGAAGAGCTTCTGGCAGGGACATTTCCAACGCCTGCGTGAGCCGGTCTCGATCTGGGAGTCGACGCGCGACGTGCTGCGCATCGATGCGGACTCCAGTGCGGTCGACGAGGATTGGGGAGTCGCCGAGGGACAGCGCACGCAGACCCGGCTGCTGAGCCTGCGCGGCGAGGTCGCCCCCGGCAGCACGGTGGGCGTCGGCGGGCGGCCGTTCGCCCTGTACGCCGTGCCCACGCCGTTCGACGCGCCCGGGCCCTCGCGCGTGATCCACATGCCGCACGAGGTCGAGGTCGTCGAGGTGCTCGACGACGGGTACCTGGTGCGTGAACGCACGGTGCAGGGCCAGATCTGGGACGACCTGCCCGTCGCACTCGCGCCCGCATCGCCGCCGAACGTCGCCACGCAGCAGGGTGCGATCGACGAGTGGGCGGCATCCGTGCACCGCGCGGCCCCCGGGTTCCCGGCTGACGCGGCCACCGACATCCTGCGCCGCATCGCACCGCGCACCGTCTCCGGCGCGGGCCTGCCCGATGGCGGCGACGACACGATCGACGCGATCGTCCGCGGCATCCTCGATCTCGACTCCAGCTATCTCGCCGTCCAGGGCCCTCCCGGAACGGGGAAGACCTACACCGGTTCGCAGGTGATCGCGCGGCTCGTGAACGAGCACGGCTTCCGCGTCGGGGTGGTGGCGCAGTCGCACGCCATCGTCGAGAACCTGCTCGAACGCGTCGTCGCCGACGGTGTTCCCGCAGCGAACGTCGCCAAATCTCCGAAGGATCGGGATGCCGCACCTCCCGCCTACACGGTCATCCGCAAGGACGGCATGGCCGCATTCCTCGGCGAGCACGCCCAGGGCGGTGCCGTCGTCGGTGGCACGGCCTGGGACTTCAGCAACACCCGCCGGGTGGACCGGCAGGGTCTGGACCTGCTCGTGATCGACGAGGCGGGCCAGTTCTCGCTGGCGTCCACGATCGCCGTATCCGCCGGGGCGAAGCGGCTGCTGCTGCTCGGCGACCCGCAGCAGCTGCCGCAGGTCAGCCAGGGCACGCATCCCGAGCCCGTCGACACGTCCGCGCTCGGCTGGGTGATGGACGGATCCGCGGTCATCGATCCCGCCCACGGGTACTTCCTCGCCGAGTCCTGGCGGATGCATCCCGCCGTCGCCGAACCCGTGTCGAAGCTGGCCTACGCCGGACGTCTGGCGTCCGCCGCGGGCACCGAGGGCCGTGTGGTCGACGGCGTGGAGCCCGGGCTGCACATCGTGCCCGTGCGCCACCGAGGCAACGCGACGGAGTCGCGCGAGGAGGCCGCCGAGGTCGTGCGCATCGTGCGCGACCTGCTGGGGCGCGGGTACATCGACGGGATGGAGGATGCCTCGTCCCGCCCGCTCGCGCAGGCGGACATCATCGTGGTCGCCCCGTACAACGCGCAGAAGCAGCTGATCCATGAGGAGCTGACCGCCGCGGGCCTGCCCGATGTGCCGGTCGGGACGGTCGACAACTTCCAGGGCAAGGAGGCCGTCGTCTCGATCACCTCGCTCGCGGCATCAAGCGGACGGGACGCCCCGCGCGGCCCCGAGTTCCTACTGCTGCAGAACAGACTGAACGTGGCGATCTCGCGGGCGAAGAGCGTCGCGTATCTGGTGCACTCGCCGGCGCTGCTCGACGACCTGCCGTGCACGCCGGAGGGTGTGGCCCGTCTCAGCGCCTTCGCGCACCTCGTCGGCGCCGATCGCGACTGA
- the nadE gene encoding ammonia-dependent NAD(+) synthetase: MQQQIADDLGVQPEIDPAREIETRIGFLVDYLRATGAKGFVLGISGGQDSTLAGRLAQLAVERVRADGGEATFVAVRLPYRVQHDEADAKDAIAFIAADRSVTINIQHGVEGVEQDLEDGLGEQITDFNRGNIKARLRMVTQYALGGHDGLLVIGTDHAAEAVTGFYTKFGDGAADLLPLSGLNKRQGRMLLQQLGAPQHLSHKVPTADLLDGQPGRTDEDELGLTYEQIDDFLEGREVPADVAERIEKKYLATRHKRHLPVVPGDTWWR, encoded by the coding sequence ATGCAGCAGCAGATCGCCGACGACCTGGGCGTCCAGCCCGAGATCGACCCCGCCCGCGAGATCGAGACCAGGATCGGCTTCCTCGTCGACTACCTGCGCGCCACCGGAGCAAAGGGATTCGTTCTCGGCATCTCCGGCGGACAGGACTCCACCCTCGCCGGGCGGCTCGCCCAGCTCGCGGTGGAGAGGGTTCGCGCCGACGGGGGAGAGGCCACCTTCGTCGCGGTGCGGCTGCCGTACCGCGTGCAGCACGACGAGGCGGACGCGAAGGATGCGATCGCGTTCATCGCCGCCGACCGTTCCGTCACCATCAACATCCAGCACGGCGTCGAAGGGGTCGAGCAGGATCTCGAAGATGGCCTCGGCGAGCAGATCACCGACTTCAACCGCGGCAACATCAAAGCGCGCCTGCGCATGGTGACCCAGTACGCGCTGGGCGGGCACGACGGCCTGCTGGTGATCGGCACCGACCACGCCGCCGAGGCGGTCACGGGCTTCTACACGAAGTTCGGCGACGGTGCCGCCGACCTCCTGCCGCTGTCGGGTCTGAACAAGCGGCAGGGACGGATGCTGCTGCAGCAGCTCGGCGCTCCGCAGCACCTTTCGCACAAGGTTCCCACCGCCGACCTGCTCGACGGGCAGCCAGGGCGCACCGACGAGGACGAGCTGGGACTCACCTACGAGCAGATCGACGACTTCCTGGAGGGGCGCGAGGTTCCGGCCGACGTCGCCGAGCGCATCGAGAAGAAGTATCTGGCCACGCGCCACAAGCGCCACCTTCCCGTGGTTCCCGGCGACACCTGGTGGCGCTGA
- a CDS encoding nucleoside phosphorylase, whose protein sequence is MKLLVAALSSELQAFPADLSGFDRLVTGPGKLMAAFGLTRALDAQLSAGAQYDEIVVVGTAGAVDDEVESGIYDVAAAIQHDVQDLDGILGRHVSLPHRVETGREGVTIATGDIFVDDVDAVARIRSLGGVLVDMETFAFVWVAQQFGVPIRVLRVVSDRAQDGATQIWDDVVAACSAQLWNHVRREYEV, encoded by the coding sequence GTGAAACTTCTCGTCGCGGCGCTGAGCTCCGAGCTTCAGGCCTTCCCCGCAGATCTGTCCGGATTCGACCGTCTGGTCACCGGTCCGGGCAAGCTGATGGCCGCCTTCGGCCTGACCCGGGCTCTGGATGCGCAGCTGTCGGCAGGTGCGCAGTACGACGAGATCGTCGTGGTCGGCACCGCCGGCGCCGTGGACGACGAGGTCGAGTCCGGCATCTACGACGTCGCCGCTGCGATCCAGCACGACGTGCAGGATCTCGACGGCATCCTCGGCCGACACGTCTCGCTGCCGCACCGCGTGGAGACCGGCCGGGAAGGCGTCACGATCGCGACCGGCGACATCTTCGTCGACGACGTGGATGCCGTGGCGCGGATCCGCTCGCTCGGCGGAGTGCTCGTCGACATGGAGACGTTCGCGTTCGTGTGGGTGGCGCAGCAGTTCGGCGTGCCGATCCGCGTGCTGCGGGTCGTCTCGGATCGCGCGCAGGACGGTGCGACGCAGATCTGGGATGACGTGGTCGCCGCGTGCAGCGCCCAGCTGTGGAACCACGTGCGGCGCGAGTACGAGGTGTAG
- a CDS encoding SMC family ATPase encodes MQLHRLEVEGFGPFLARQIVEFDVFADDGIFLIAGRTGAGKSSILDAVCFGLYGGVPRYDGGEKRLRSDHCDPDDPTEVVVEFSTVAGHFRVTRSPAYERPAKRGGGLTTQAPSALLEEQVDGEWIGRAARVVDVAHALDEILQLSQEQFLQVILLAQNRFADFLLADSKERQALLRRLFDSGRFSDYQVRFDERRRVAEQALSGRRATVDARLDESERVVAEAGLWGDDADASPDTTDARIERLRRAITRADYQVERVSTERTAAEKALEVADAGLAGLKEQRQAQADRDRARTALAALDAETEEIEQAARRRDRGRAAENLRSGIVAATRSAAVVIDAANAATAATAAAFAAGVPPVDLEQVDAAADHFRGWASDRTRESGAWQGAAELEEAAPQRDAERAVAQTAVDAATSELTAIDDEQKTLPARTAELAAGRDEAARQGNRVEALTQAVDLAEQRHAGAVEAERLTAEIHAAARAESDATETHNRAQTDLARLRRRRLDGYAGELASALTSGEPCAVCGSIEHPAPAEHADPVSADDITEAEAQRDAAAEAERTASRVLATLTATHAAAVERSAGSSAEHAADALTAARTGHASAVAAAERAEQFSAQLAELQSAAAGLQERRASASESLSSARTALSLIEQRITDADRAIAAARGEHDTVAERLAVTRDRISAAQTAAGAIEEHREFADRARIARDDLDGAIAESIFDDITEAEQALLDPAEITCLDDRVTAHRVARDKERALLLDLEMRVLPEELIDLIPAEEEAATARTNWQRTVDADSRARGVQRSLAATVDSAASEHKASADDAAEFEVLRGLADALAGRSGNTRKMNLETFVLAAELEEIVAAANLRLRDMSSGRYELQHSDALAARGAASGLGIVVFDAFTGQTRPARSLSGGETFLSSLALALGLAEVVTARAGGIRLDTLFIDEGFGSLDADTLETAMRTLDELRQGGRTVGVISHVEAMQEQIPAQLTVRALPDGPSVIDAPRG; translated from the coding sequence ATGCAGCTGCATCGTCTCGAGGTCGAGGGGTTCGGGCCGTTCCTTGCGCGCCAGATCGTCGAGTTCGACGTCTTCGCCGACGACGGCATCTTCCTGATCGCCGGGCGCACGGGTGCGGGCAAATCCAGCATCCTGGATGCCGTCTGCTTCGGCCTGTACGGCGGTGTGCCCCGCTACGACGGCGGCGAGAAGCGCCTGCGCAGCGACCACTGCGACCCCGACGACCCCACCGAGGTCGTAGTGGAGTTCAGCACGGTCGCCGGGCACTTCCGCGTGACCCGCTCGCCGGCGTACGAGCGACCGGCCAAGCGCGGCGGCGGACTGACCACGCAGGCCCCGTCCGCCCTGCTCGAAGAACAGGTCGACGGGGAGTGGATCGGCCGCGCGGCGCGCGTCGTCGACGTCGCCCACGCGCTGGACGAGATCCTGCAGCTCAGTCAGGAGCAGTTCCTGCAGGTGATCCTGCTCGCCCAGAACAGGTTCGCCGACTTCCTGCTCGCCGACAGCAAGGAGCGCCAGGCTCTGCTGCGACGCCTGTTCGACAGCGGCCGGTTCTCCGACTACCAGGTGCGATTCGACGAGCGCCGCCGGGTCGCCGAGCAGGCGCTGAGCGGCCGCCGAGCCACCGTCGACGCGCGGCTGGACGAATCTGAGCGCGTCGTCGCCGAGGCGGGGCTATGGGGAGACGATGCCGACGCGTCGCCCGACACGACGGATGCCAGGATCGAACGCCTGCGCAGGGCGATCACTCGCGCCGACTACCAGGTGGAACGGGTGAGCACCGAGCGCACCGCGGCCGAGAAGGCCCTCGAGGTCGCGGATGCCGGTCTCGCCGGGCTCAAGGAGCAGCGCCAGGCCCAGGCCGATCGGGATCGGGCCCGGACGGCACTCGCCGCACTCGACGCGGAGACCGAGGAGATCGAGCAGGCGGCACGACGCCGGGACCGTGGGCGAGCAGCCGAGAATCTGCGCAGCGGGATCGTCGCGGCGACCAGATCCGCCGCGGTGGTGATCGATGCCGCGAACGCGGCGACGGCCGCCACCGCCGCAGCATTCGCGGCCGGAGTACCTCCCGTCGACCTGGAGCAGGTGGACGCCGCCGCCGATCACTTCCGAGGCTGGGCATCCGATCGCACCCGCGAGAGCGGTGCGTGGCAGGGCGCCGCAGAACTCGAAGAGGCCGCTCCGCAGCGGGATGCCGAGCGCGCAGTCGCTCAGACCGCGGTGGACGCCGCGACCTCCGAACTCACCGCCATCGACGACGAGCAGAAGACCCTCCCGGCGCGCACCGCGGAACTCGCCGCCGGCCGTGACGAGGCCGCGCGGCAGGGCAACCGCGTCGAGGCGCTCACCCAAGCCGTCGACCTCGCCGAGCAGCGGCATGCCGGAGCGGTGGAGGCAGAACGGCTCACCGCCGAGATCCACGCCGCCGCCCGCGCCGAGTCGGACGCCACCGAGACGCACAACCGAGCGCAGACCGACCTCGCCCGGCTGCGCAGGCGCCGTCTCGACGGGTACGCCGGAGAACTCGCATCAGCGCTGACGTCTGGCGAGCCCTGTGCGGTCTGCGGATCCATCGAGCACCCCGCCCCGGCGGAGCACGCCGACCCCGTCTCGGCCGACGACATCACCGAGGCGGAGGCACAGCGCGACGCCGCCGCCGAAGCCGAGCGGACCGCGTCCAGGGTCCTCGCGACGCTCACGGCAACGCACGCCGCAGCAGTCGAGCGATCCGCCGGTTCGAGTGCCGAGCACGCGGCCGACGCGCTGACCGCCGCACGCACCGGCCACGCATCTGCCGTGGCCGCGGCGGAGCGAGCCGAGCAGTTCTCGGCACAGCTGGCCGAGCTGCAGAGCGCGGCTGCCGGGCTGCAGGAGCGCCGAGCCTCGGCATCCGAATCCCTCAGCTCTGCACGCACCGCGCTCTCCCTCATCGAGCAGCGCATCACCGACGCCGACCGCGCCATCGCCGCCGCACGCGGCGAGCACGACACCGTGGCCGAGCGGCTGGCCGTGACGCGGGATCGGATCTCTGCGGCGCAGACCGCCGCCGGCGCCATTGAGGAGCACAGGGAGTTCGCCGACCGTGCACGCATCGCGCGCGACGACCTCGACGGGGCGATCGCGGAGTCGATCTTCGACGACATCACCGAAGCGGAGCAGGCGCTGCTCGACCCCGCCGAGATCACCTGCCTCGACGACCGAGTCACCGCGCACCGCGTCGCCCGCGACAAGGAGCGCGCGCTGCTGCTCGACCTCGAGATGCGCGTCCTGCCCGAGGAGCTGATCGATCTGATCCCGGCCGAGGAGGAGGCGGCGACGGCACGCACGAACTGGCAGCGCACCGTCGACGCCGACAGTCGCGCCCGTGGCGTGCAGCGGAGTCTCGCTGCGACGGTGGATTCCGCGGCATCGGAGCACAAGGCGTCGGCGGACGACGCGGCCGAGTTCGAGGTGCTGCGCGGCCTCGCCGATGCCCTCGCGGGACGCTCCGGCAACACCCGCAAGATGAACCTCGAGACCTTCGTGCTGGCTGCCGAACTGGAGGAGATCGTCGCCGCGGCGAACCTGCGCCTGCGCGACATGTCCTCCGGGCGCTATGAGCTGCAGCATTCCGATGCTCTGGCCGCCCGCGGTGCGGCATCCGGTCTCGGGATCGTCGTGTTCGATGCGTTCACCGGGCAGACCCGGCCGGCGAGGTCGCTCTCCGGAGGAGAGACCTTCCTGTCCTCGCTGGCGCTCGCACTCGGTCTCGCCGAGGTCGTCACTGCGCGAGCCGGCGGCATCCGCCTGGACACGCTGTTCATCGACGAGGGCTTCGGATCGCTTGACGCCGACACCCTCGAGACCGCCATGCGCACTCTCGACGAGCTGCGTCAGGGTGGCCGCACGGTCGGCGTGATCAGTCACGTCGAGGCCATGCAGGAGCAGATCCCCGCTCAGCTCACCGTGCGGGCGCTGCCCGACGGGCCGAGCGTGATCGACGCGCCGCGCGGCTGA
- a CDS encoding exonuclease SbcCD subunit D, which translates to MRILHTSDWHIGRTFHGHSTLVALAEVLGALVAQVRENDVDVVIVAGDVFDSATPAASAYTLLDETLLALHETGVTVIMTSGNHDSAARLGFHSRLLRDGIHVLTDPLAIATPVTVSDEHGPVHFYGIPYLEPAIVRQHWNAADAEGVAPALRTQAQVMNHAMALVREGMTVHEGRSIAVAHCFAAGVDATVGLEREVRQGGLDMVPLASFDGPDYVALGHIHGRQQLGERVRYSGAPLHYSFGEQHKERGSWLVDLDADGLAGTRWLALPVPRRLVTLTGTLDEILSDENAAEHADDWVCAIYTDSLPQHEPMRRLRERFEFCALVQHQPESADAADETSYTQRLRAAVTDADRIEAFLEHVRAGQGASEHEAELIREVLDDRVRAEALV; encoded by the coding sequence ATGCGAATCCTGCACACCTCCGACTGGCACATCGGTCGCACGTTCCACGGGCACTCCACGCTCGTGGCGCTGGCCGAGGTGCTGGGCGCGCTGGTCGCGCAGGTCCGCGAGAACGACGTCGACGTGGTGATCGTCGCGGGCGATGTGTTCGACTCGGCCACGCCCGCCGCATCCGCCTACACGCTGCTGGATGAGACCCTGCTGGCGCTGCACGAGACCGGCGTCACCGTGATCATGACCAGCGGCAATCACGACTCCGCCGCGCGCCTCGGCTTCCACTCGCGACTGCTGCGCGACGGCATCCATGTGCTGACCGACCCGCTCGCGATCGCGACGCCGGTCACTGTGAGCGACGAGCACGGCCCTGTGCACTTCTATGGCATCCCTTACCTGGAGCCGGCGATCGTCCGGCAGCACTGGAACGCAGCGGATGCCGAGGGCGTCGCCCCCGCGCTGCGCACGCAGGCGCAGGTCATGAACCACGCCATGGCCCTCGTCCGTGAGGGCATGACCGTGCACGAAGGCCGATCCATCGCCGTCGCACACTGCTTCGCCGCAGGCGTCGACGCCACGGTCGGCCTGGAGCGCGAGGTGCGCCAGGGCGGTCTCGACATGGTGCCGCTGGCCTCCTTCGACGGGCCCGATTACGTTGCCCTCGGTCACATCCACGGCCGCCAGCAGCTCGGCGAGCGGGTGCGCTACTCCGGCGCTCCGCTGCACTACAGCTTCGGAGAGCAGCACAAGGAACGCGGCTCCTGGCTCGTCGACCTCGACGCCGACGGACTCGCAGGCACGCGGTGGCTGGCGCTGCCGGTGCCGCGGCGGCTGGTGACGCTCACCGGCACGCTCGACGAGATCCTCTCCGACGAGAACGCGGCGGAGCACGCCGACGACTGGGTGTGCGCGATCTACACCGACTCGCTCCCGCAGCATGAGCCGATGCGCCGACTGCGCGAGCGATTCGAGTTCTGCGCGCTCGTGCAGCACCAGCCGGAGAGTGCGGATGCCGCCGACGAGACCTCCTATACGCAGCGTCTGAGGGCGGCGGTCACGGATGCCGATCGGATCGAGGCCTTCCTCGAGCATGTGCGCGCAGGCCAGGGGGCGAGTGAGCACGAGGCGGAGCTGATCCGCGAGGTGCTCGATGATCGGGTGCGCGCCGAGGCGCTCGTCTGA
- a CDS encoding DIP1984 family protein — MRLAEALAARADLQRRIEQLRSRITGNARYQEGEEPAEDAAGLLAEADAALDELRDLIRRINATNSRVDLGADGTMTDALAARDVLRMRHSLLTDAATAASGQGFMRQMRSELRQFAALPVAELRSQADDVARELRELDSRIQQANWGNDLGE, encoded by the coding sequence ATGAGACTCGCCGAAGCGCTTGCCGCGCGCGCAGATCTGCAGCGTCGCATCGAACAGCTCCGCTCCCGCATCACGGGAAACGCCCGCTACCAGGAGGGCGAGGAGCCGGCAGAGGATGCCGCGGGTCTCCTGGCAGAGGCGGATGCCGCGCTCGACGAGCTGCGCGACCTGATCCGTCGCATCAATGCGACCAACAGTCGGGTCGACCTCGGTGCCGACGGAACCATGACCGACGCGCTCGCCGCACGCGACGTTCTTCGCATGCGGCATTCGCTGCTGACGGATGCCGCCACCGCCGCATCCGGTCAGGGCTTCATGCGGCAGATGCGCTCGGAGCTGCGTCAGTTCGCGGCCCTTCCCGTCGCCGAGCTGCGCTCGCAGGCCGATGATGTCGCGCGCGAGCTGCGCGAACTGGACAGTCGGATCCAGCAGGCGAACTGGGGGAACGACCTGGGCGAGTAG
- a CDS encoding GNAT family N-acetyltransferase yields MSLPARASRFVLTDEKDASRYTLTDHDDLVSVLDYRDDGRTVALTRAFTIPTFRGHGYAAQVVAGAVADIEARGDRKVDPVCWYVADWFDAHPEHAALLRAR; encoded by the coding sequence ATGAGTCTTCCCGCCCGCGCCTCCCGATTCGTCCTCACCGACGAGAAGGACGCATCCCGGTACACCCTCACCGACCACGACGATCTGGTCAGTGTGCTCGACTACCGCGACGACGGACGCACCGTCGCGCTGACCCGGGCGTTCACGATCCCGACCTTCCGTGGTCACGGGTATGCGGCCCAGGTCGTGGCCGGTGCAGTCGCCGACATCGAGGCCCGCGGTGACCGGAAGGTGGACCCCGTCTGCTGGTACGTCGCCGACTGGTTCGACGCGCATCCGGAGCACGCGGCCCTCCTGCGCGCCCGCTGA
- a CDS encoding winged helix-turn-helix domain-containing protein encodes MSNVATLDRPVTAPVRVVSPADAAADLPSIRSPRGFALYVGIDEIKAAGAGVSLPVLVDALRRTIAELAPAAETHATVALAPQSAGGRDLDVVRLALHEPGAIARAQAAVEEEKDEDAGVVVDISRKRVLLDGESAAFTYKEFELLQYLVLREGRTIERSELVSALWQASSDEDAPGERTIDVHVRRLRAKLGRHEDIVRTVRGVGYRFDRHADVTIRFGHGTPSPDRF; translated from the coding sequence ATGTCGAACGTCGCAACCCTCGATCGCCCCGTCACCGCTCCCGTCCGCGTCGTCTCCCCCGCGGATGCCGCAGCAGATCTGCCTTCGATCCGCTCACCCCGTGGCTTCGCCCTCTACGTCGGAATCGACGAGATCAAGGCCGCCGGAGCCGGCGTGAGCCTTCCCGTCCTCGTGGACGCACTGCGCCGCACCATCGCCGAGCTCGCCCCGGCCGCAGAGACCCACGCCACCGTCGCCCTCGCCCCGCAGTCCGCCGGTGGCCGCGACCTGGATGTCGTGCGCCTCGCGCTGCACGAGCCCGGCGCGATCGCCCGTGCGCAGGCCGCCGTCGAGGAGGAGAAGGACGAGGACGCCGGTGTCGTCGTCGACATCTCCCGCAAGCGCGTTCTGCTGGACGGCGAGTCCGCCGCCTTCACCTACAAGGAGTTCGAGCTGCTGCAGTACCTGGTGCTGCGCGAGGGACGCACGATCGAGCGCTCCGAGCTCGTCTCGGCCCTGTGGCAGGCGTCGTCCGATGAGGACGCTCCCGGTGAGCGCACCATCGATGTGCACGTGCGCCGCCTGCGCGCCAAGCTCGGCCGCCACGAGGACATCGTGCGCACCGTACGCGGTGTCGGCTACCGCTTCGACCGTCACGCCGACGTCACCATCCGCTTCGGCCACGGCACCCCCTCGCCCGACCGCTTCTGA